The nucleotide window TTTTGAATTTAGTGACCATATGGGATAGATACTATTCTGTGAAGGCACTTGAGAATCATTTCTCCTACTGAATTTTTAGACGATCGGTAACAGAGGAATTTCCCCACTTTCCTTATCTTCCTAAATCCTTACCTAGTGCGAGCCAGAAACCATTCTGGAAAACTCTCTCTTTGTtctggttttttattttatcgtCTTATGACCAAGCATAAAATCTGTTTTGGATTTGAAACTCTGGTTTTGATGATTGTCAATGATACCCAGATCTTGGAGAAATAGCGCGAGCAAAGTTTGATTTCGATGTGGTTGGGCACTATTCAAGACCAGAAGTCCTTAGCTTGATTGTGAGGGATCATCCTGCAGCCCCAGTTTCTTTTACATCAGAGTCAGTGAAAACACAAGCGTTCCAAAAATAGTTGGATCCAGATATTGGTTGGGTTATCATGCATATCTTGGTGGCCCTTTCACTATTAAACAAATGGATTCTGGTCTAATCTGAGTCAAACATGTAATATTGATGTATCTATCCCTTCCAGTCATACCGACAAGTTTCTTTGTAGTCAATGTTGTATGTATGCAAACTGACAGTCTGTTCTGGCATCAACCTATTATTCTGTTTTTCCTATTTGTCAAATGCAAATTGGAGTTTCTGTAGTGTGGTTTGTTGTTATTTCTGCCCCTACCATTTGATAGAAACATGCTTATAAGGATTGGTGGCAATATTTTCTTCTTGGATAGATGCTGCATAACTTTTTAGGTCTGCCTACTTTTCTCTTCAGCCTGTTGTGTCATCTAGATTTCCTGGCATGACTTTTTTGGCGTATTATTCACAAATGCAAGGCTCTTCACAGCTGGGAGGTAGTGGTGAATTGATTGAAGGCATCTATTACTgactctttttttgttttttggttgcAGATTTGTTTAAAATGTCTTGAGCTCTATACTAAAGTTCTTAATTATTTGAGCTGTTGTAATTGATGCATGTATAGATACAAGGTGGATAGCTTGTTAACCGCTCTGTGAATCCTTTTTGAATAAGTACGTTTCCTTATTCAGTTTATTAGCATTAAAAATGTTCTGGTTATTCTTTATGGGGTTTTCTTTTGTCATCCTGTGGCTGCAAccaaaaattatcaattttcttttgaaactGAGATGATAAGCTATACCTTGATTCAGGAATCTTGATGCTTTGACAATACACCAATTGATTTTGGAGCATATTCCAACCTTCTAGATATCAAATGCATCTAATCTAAGGTTAGATATATTTGTCGTCTAGAACTCAATGGGCTTAGatgtagagatgacaatttggctcACAAAATCAAATCTTTGGTTCATTCCTCCTTGGATGAATGGGGGATTCTTGATTAGATGGAAATAGAGATGGAGATGGGAATAATAATGGCTAAAATCCCTACAATTAGGGATAGAGTGAAGACaagaataaatatatctttaactCATTCTTTTTTCAGCTCACCCCTTCTCTATTGTTCGTTTTCTTTGATAtgtttcttaaatatttatatattgaattattcttaaaaattttaaattattataaatattttatgaactCTAATAagtattctaatatttttttaataaaaataaaagtgtagaaaatttttttctataaaaatatgagtaaaaagagaaattttttccatAGAAAAAGATCAAAGATTATGTCATTCCCGTATCTAAAACAAAATGCAGACGAGAAAAGTTTTTCTCTTCGAGAACGGAGATTGAGGGGCTCTAACCCAACTGGTCTAGTTGCCTTCACTACTTAGATGCGTGCATGGTACCAAATGCTGCAACTGGCTTTAATGCTTCAATTCATCAACTggtaaatattttatcttatctcCAACAAAGTTGAATCAATTCTACAAATTCTTTAGTATGTGATTTGTGCTGTTGGGTAAAAGCCAGAGGCTGTCATATTATTGATTGATTCATGAGCCACCATCATTATTGGGATAGAGAAATCTACCTAAACTTGGAGCTATATGCAAAAGCTGACATGACATATTTAATCTCCTCCATCGAATCCCAAGAGAACATGTTTAAGTTCTTTCTGAACTTATTTTTGCAAAACTCAGATTGTGTCACTGAAAACCAATGTATCCTGCACTAAATTATATGCAAGGACCAATCTTATTACAATTAACTTATGAATTTGctttattttgagatttttatttatttatttatttgggtaTTAGGGGCTTGTTTCAAGGGagattttaaatacataataaaaacttaaaaaccaACCCATCCTATTTGGCCAGACCTGAGAAAGAAACAGCAAcctaacaaataatttatagtaaaattatatgtacttattttaaatatatatataaatatacacttacgtatattattatgtaattgagttttattttattcttaattcaaaattatttaattatataatgacacacataaaatatgatatctatttatatagttaaaattagCACAAATGGTTTAGGGTTCAGGGtgactcaaactcaattatATTGCAAATGATTGAAACTTGGAGGAATTATTAATAGGATCCATATTGGCGTCAGCCAAGAAAAAATAAGACTATCTgctaaattacatatatatatatatatataactatgcTCCTTTCTTATTCAAACCACCAAGTTTTTCTTGCATAAACTTCATTACTACATACTCTACCTACTAATTATTTGAAAGGATTTTTGCTATCAAAATCCCATGGAGATTCTCAAACAACAACCAAAGTGACAGAAAATTAGGAGATAAAAAAAGGGTACTTATATTTTTGGACAAAAAGGACTAAACTTTAAAGAATTTGTGGAATGCATGATATGCTTTTCATGAAATTCCAACTTCATATGTGGATAAAACTTGGAATCGGTGTTTCTTATATAACATAGTGAAAATGAATACATACTTCAGAACTTCAGAACTCAGAACAGGCTTTTCAGTAGGTTTAGCAGACCTTGCACAATACTTTATTTACATCTTGCCTAATTTCATTAACACACGCTCATAAATAGGAAGATTCTCCAGGAAATTGCAATTTGCAAACAAAACGGTAGTTTAAAcaaggataaaaaattatttttccttttttgtcttCAACTTGCTGAAATCCTGCATTCATTTGATGATTCCACTAGCTTGCAATTAAAGGCATTCCTTGAGTTTCTGGACCTACAGTTCCAGGATCCTGCTGAGGCAAGGATTGGCCCCATTGACGCATTGGACTTGCAACGCTTTGAAATGATGCCATCTTGGGACCGGATAGAATATGGTCTTGAAGATTTTTGATTGACTGGTATCTCTTGATTTCATCTGCGAGTTCTTTTGTCTGAGTTTGTGAAACAATCTCTGCTAATCTTTCCCTGTCAAGTTCACCTGAATGTTCCTTGTAGCTCCAATTCATACTATTAGAAGTTCCTTTTTCCAAGCAAATATTTCCCCATTGAATTTTCTCAATGGATTTCCTCCCTTTGATTCCTTTATCAACTGAGACCTTCTTCATATCATCTTGGGCATCATCACCATAGGCATAACTCCACTTATAGCTTCGACTACTATTGTCCATGTTTAATTCAATGGAGTGAAGATCACTATCAGCCGAGTCATCATCTGCCTCGTGCTCATCTCCATTGTCTACTCCCGCTTCATACTCCTTTGTCTTTGTATTTTCACACGAACTAAATTGGTCTTTCTTCAAATAAGCTTCAAGATCCTTGATTCTCTTGAAATTCGGGGAAATTTCtccattttcttctccttttttggTTCTCAAGTAGGCCTCAAGCTCATTTCTTAGCCTTTCCACAGCTGCATTTTGCTCCTCAAAATGGTACTTGGCCTCGGAGAGCTTCATCTTGACTCTCTCCTCGCGCAAAACGTCAGCAAGTTGAAGCATCTGCCTCTCCTTTTCAACTTCTTCTCTAGCTTTAACTGACTCTCTCTTTAGTTCTTCTACCTCAGCTCTGTCTTCTCCAATGCCTCTGGCTAACTCATCACAAACTTGCTCCAATATCTCTTTCGCCCTCTTCTCACTCTCTAGTTCTTTCATTGCATTCGACAGAGATGCTTTCGTCTCTGCCAATTCTTTTCCAAGCTTCTTGTTTAATCTCTCTGTTTGTCTTCTAAGCTTTTTCTCTACCTCAAGCTCTTCTGCTGTACATGCCATGGCATGGCGAACCCTCTCCCATTCCTTCCTTTTCCAAGCCGCCTTTTCTTCTGCAAAATGCTTCATTAAGTACTCAACCTCATTGTGATAAGACCGCTGCTCTTTGATCAAATGATCAACTTGAACACGAGCCCGATCAAGCTCAGTCCGTATCGCTGAGACAAGAGATATGCCTAATGAATGCTGTTCTTCAAGACCCCAAACACGATTCAAAACTTTCAAAAGCTCCTTTGATGCGGTTAGGCCATTACTAACATCCTTCAAACGGGTTTTAATTCCAATGATGGATCCACCATGAGTCTTACCTCCTGAATGAGCCTCTATCTGCATTATTATAAAAGTACAtttttccctttcattttcATACTTAATAATCTCCTAAAAATCACAAGAAAACAACCCAACGGTCGAAATACTTTTAACAAATTGTCGAGTCTGAAAATTAGACACACCTATTTATAGATTTATCATTCCATAAACAACGAAAAGAAGCTGCAATGCACCTCTATTCTCAAGttgtacatatatataattgattgcaAGTTGTCATGGTAATTTGTGGATGTGAATTGgagataaaaatgaagaaatttgcGATGTTCATGGGAAATAGTGATAACTTTTTGAAAATCTATGTAAAattatgcaataaaacaagATAGTGATTCACTGAAAACCAGACAAACGAGCACATTTAGTATATATTGTCTTGTACCTCTACAACACTGGCATTGTTCAGAGAGTCCAATGTCCCACCAAAGTTATAATCAGTAACTTGAAGCTTCTGAGAAATTACTGAAGTTCGTCTCCGGCGTGCACTGCCTCTGGATCGATCCAGTCCCTGTACAATTCAAcaaataaacattaatttttaatccaCAAATcagatatttatatatcataaacATAATCCCACCTCTGAAATGGGACTGTAAGATGGATCTAACAAGTGGGGAGGCAAAGCACCAGACTGTGAACCTCTCAAAACTCTCTCTTTGCTTCTTAGTTCTTGTTTTTCCAACTCCTCCTTCCCTTTAGAAGAAGGAATTTTGTTGATTTCCCACAAAGTGGCCGCAAGTTTTCGCGCTGAAATCGACACTTCCTTGCCTCTTTCTCCTCCCTGAGAAGGCATACCACTACCGGGTTGTTGCTCTGCAGTTAGCATTGCTAAAGATGGAGACTTTACGCTCGTCTTCCACGTCGGAACGGGCGTGCTAGAGCCACCTCTCTTTCCCACTAGAATTGCACGCTTATATCTGTATTTCTTAACCAACGACgacgatgaagaagatgaacaaCCCCGCTTCCTGATCTTGCTTATACCTCTACTCTCGGCATCCGAGGTGCAGCTTTGCCATGACATTGTAATATCAACAGTAAGATTGAGGATTCCGCAGTgatataaaagaaaaactcttgcaacaaaatcttatttaaaaCATTGAAAACGGGTAAAAGGTGGGCTCTGAAAGTGAAGAAACAGACATGGTGAGGGTGGCAGAGGGGTGAAGTTGATGGAGTGGAAGATTTATGGGGGAGTGAGATGGTGGTGACCCATCAGCGATGAAAGATTTGGAAGATTTAGAAGGGCGTCAGTGGTAAAGTTTGGATGACCACTTTGCTTTATGGCAATTCCAAACTTGCAGCCTTGAATTCCTCAAACAGATTTAAAGTGACAATCAAAGATTCTTCTTCTGCTGCCGTAAATCGATATCTGTAAGCACTCTAAAgatgataaaagaaaagaagaaaaaaaaaaaaaaaagaaataaaacgaAGAAGAGAAAGTGAGGATTTGTCAAAAATTGAATGTTGTTCAAATGATTTGATTACATGTTTGCTTTGGCTTTGATTCAGAATTGTTAAGAGGGAAAGCTAAAGCGATTACGTGCGTATTGGTTTTGTATTGAGggttttcctttatttattattggccaaagcactatttatTATCAAGTTTAAGTGAGAAGACAAATTCCTACCTCtccacttttaaaaatttaaaaattatttatttataaatttatatttagttaaaaatatttaaaaaattaaaaatttatcacattttctttttaattt belongs to Mangifera indica cultivar Alphonso chromosome 2, CATAS_Mindica_2.1, whole genome shotgun sequence and includes:
- the LOC123199990 gene encoding uncharacterized protein At5g41620-like, coding for MSWQSCTSDAESRGISKIRKRGCSSSSSSSLVKKYRYKRAILVGKRGGSSTPVPTWKTSVKSPSLAMLTAEQQPGSGMPSQGGERGKEVSISARKLAATLWEINKIPSSKGKEELEKQELRSKERVLRGSQSGALPPHLLDPSYSPISEGLDRSRGSARRRRTSVISQKLQVTDYNFGGTLDSLNNASVVEIEAHSGGKTHGGSIIGIKTRLKDVSNGLTASKELLKVLNRVWGLEEQHSLGISLVSAIRTELDRARVQVDHLIKEQRSYHNEVEYLMKHFAEEKAAWKRKEWERVRHAMACTAEELEVEKKLRRQTERLNKKLGKELAETKASLSNAMKELESEKRAKEILEQVCDELARGIGEDRAEVEELKRESVKAREEVEKERQMLQLADVLREERVKMKLSEAKYHFEEQNAAVERLRNELEAYLRTKKGEENGEISPNFKRIKDLEAYLKKDQFSSCENTKTKEYEAGVDNGDEHEADDDSADSDLHSIELNMDNSSRSYKWSYAYGDDAQDDMKKVSVDKGIKGRKSIEKIQWGNICLEKGTSNSMNWSYKEHSGELDRERLAEIVSQTQTKELADEIKRYQSIKNLQDHILSGPKMASFQSVASPMRQWGQSLPQQDPGTVGPETQGMPLIAS